From Panthera tigris isolate Pti1 chromosome B4, P.tigris_Pti1_mat1.1, whole genome shotgun sequence:
TTCATTGAAAAGCATTAgactctccatttcttttttttccacaagtAAAAATCTTTATTATACCATGTTGAAAAGTGTGAAATAAtgtaaacaaacaacaataagCATATGGTTAAGTAAGTGAtactctctccatttcttttgacagagagcaagtgagtgtgTCCACATACttccatgagcgggggaggggcgggggggagggggggtggaatcttaagcaggctccatactcagtgcaaaacgtgacttggggctcagtctcacaatggtgagatcatgacctgagctgaaatcaagagccggatgctcaaccaactgagatacccaggtgctcctagactCTGTATCTTTAAACTATTGCTTCTTAAGCATATCCATAGCCTTTCAAGCATCTAGGTATCTCAGAGTCTCTGGGTCTTGCAGACTGACACTGTTGGTAATATTTTTAGGGCATTGAAATtgtacaacaaagaaaaattaaatttgaatttgactTATACTCATTTAAATATAGTTCATATCAGAGGAGAtaaagtaattttcctttttgcacaaaaatttatcaaaaaatagCTACCAATTAGATAAAATAAAGAGCAACAAgttatgtacttttaaaaagattaaagcttctttttcaccaaaaataaggttcttttttccatttcagtgtAAAACCTGTTCTGAGCCAAAACAGATAACCAGTTCATCTGCTATCTATGACAACCCCAATCTCATCAAACCAATTCCAGTGAAGCCTAGTGAAAACCAGCAACAGCGCATACCTCGGCCCAGCCAGGTACAAGTCCTGTGCTTTTCATTTGCCATGTCTCTCTAGAATTCTTAAAGAACTTTGACCCAGAGTATAGTCAAGGGAGAGCCTGGTACTATTCAAGGGTGCTTCAAGGTAAACCCAAGAAAGAGAGATTTCaaattcaagatttttaaaaaattactattaatGTATTCTTCCTAGAAGCAggttgaaatttttaattttggcatttACCATAATCTGTGCTCATCTCTTGTGGACTTGAACTTcttagataatatattttttaaaaaacagcaaactCGTAACATTGTCAGAGCTGACAGGAATACTACCTGGCAGGCCTGTGTTCTTCTGAGGTAGGTGGTTGGCTTCCCAAGGCTACTGAGGGAAGGACACCAAGGCAACAAGTCAGTTAAACATTTCTGAGCACTTCCACCATACTGGGTGTGGCGCTGGGCACTGAGTGTACAGAAATGGATTCCTGTTCTGAGGAGGGGCATACAATTCCCCTGTAGACCTGATGATTTGTCATGGCATTtgcatctaaatatataaatatgatggcatattttgtacatatatttttcagaatAGTGCAGCATTAACAAAATTGCTAATCTGGAAGTCCCATTATTGATTACAAATGTGACGTGGCTATTTCTGTTTCCTATGGTTATTCCTCATTAAAGgtttggtatttttttgtttgtttgtttttaaggaattcatttaaattaattttgaaaatgaatatagAGCCAAAAGACATAAAGACTATCTAAATGAAAGgctcatgttgattttttttaaaaataagtcttttctaattatgttttagctttcttttatttttgtttgccttccatggaaattttttttaatagagaaactGGAATAGGTTGACTTTAGAATGAAGCTCATGTTTTCTTAGTCCAACAACAcaggaagcagcagaaggagcagGAGGTGATACAGAGCAGGAAGGAGGTAGCTTTGTGACTGATCGGGCCAGGGCACATAGTATGTATGCACATGATGATTGTTTTAAAGCTACTGGTATATAGTTGAAAGGGTCAAGTTAGATTAGATGACTTAGATTTCTTTCCAGTCCTAAATTTATAATTCTACAAAAATCCTCACATTCCTGTGCATTCTCAGCATCTTCTTGTACTCTGCAGGGTTAGGCGGACTTCCTGTTGAAGAGATTATTTCCCTTTTAGTATATGTTTGTACCATACTGGTTCCCTGTCTGTGAACCCCAAGCCCATCAAGGACCTATTTTATCAACAGATGCTAGAATATGACCATTATCTCAGGGGTGGTAGAGAAGAATACTGAAAATTTTTGACCTTAAAAGGAGGtcttaaatttgtaaaatttactATAATTATAGTTTTTTCATCCCTTCTAATTGATCCTGTGTAAATAGAATAAATCATCAGTGAGGTTAGTTATGTTTCATAGCCCCCCTATATAACCAAATTGTCTATAGAACCattttcagacatttttattttttccagaccTTAGACCCTGAACCACAACACTTGTCCTTGACAGCTCTCTTTGGGAAGCAGGACAAATCTACATGTCAAGAAACTGTGGGGTCCCCACAGACCATCcgccaccagcagcagcagcagcagcagcagcaggagaaaCTTCCGGTCAGGCAGGGGGTTGTACGCTCTCTCTCCTATGAGGAACCCAGAAGACACTCACCCCCCCTCGAGAAACAGCTCTGTCCAGCCATTCAGAAACTCATGGTCAGGAGTACAGACCTCCATCCATTGTCAGAGCTGCCTGAAAACCGGCCCTGTAAAAATGGCAATACCTGTTCTGCTGGGGAGGTTTTTCTGGGACCTGTCCAGCCAGGGTCTCCCCATAGCATTGGGACTTCCTGTCATGTACAGAGTGCTTCCAGAACTCAGAACCTGTTGGAGAAGCTTCAGAGCACCCCAAGGTCAGCGAACAAGTATGAGCCTAGTATACCAGCACCTGCTGGCTCAGCTGCCCCAAACCTCAGCAGCACTCTCCCCGCTGCCACCCCTAGCGCTCCAGTAAGGGGACTGGTGCAGGCACAGGTGGGGTATTTCAATGGCTCCCTTCCACCTCAGACACCAGGACATCAGGCTCACGGAAAAGAGCAGTCAACACACCCGAGACCGACACTCCCCCTCTCTGGCAATCAGATGAGCAGCTCTGGAGTGATCTCCCCTCAAGAGTTACTGAAAAAGCTTCAGATTGTACAGCAGGAGCAGCAGTTGCACGCATCTAACCGGCCGGCTTTGGCAGCAAAGTTCCCCGTGGTAACCCAGAGCTCTAGGACAGGGAAGACCTTGGAGTCCTGGATAGACAAGACACCCAGCACAGAAAAGCAGACTCCTCTTTTTCAGGTGCGTGTCTAcaggggtgggggcgtgggggcggTATTGCTGCACTGCAGTGAAGCTtgacatcagcctctgtgctctaGGGACATTTCTGTGCAGAGCAGGGCGCCGAGCGCCATATCTGTGCATCTGATTATCACCATAACTTTCTGCCTGGAGAGAGCATCCTTTCTTTGCTTAGCCATCTGGGGGCTTCCCGCCTTTTAGAGATACTTTATTTGTACAGTTAAATCTTCACAGTGTCATAAGGCCTGACACAAGCACGTGAACACGGGAAACAACACGGATGTGCCGAGAACCCCCTAATCTTGGACCATGGATACTTACTGTCTGCTCTGAAATACTGTGAGATGCCAAACATTCGatcttttctgattattttaaaatcattactgTTTATCCATGTATTCACTAAATAcctttgagcacttactacgtgcCGGGCACCGTGCTTCCTGTGGGTACATACCTGCAGGTGTGTGACAAGTGACAAGGCATGCAGACTCACCACCTCAGAGGTGCAGGctggttttatttctgttgctgGTATAGCTTAATGAAGATTGAGAGAGGAGTGAGTATGCCAtctaactacacacacacacacacacacacacacacacacacacacacaaagtgccAGACAGGAGGAAATACTTTCAGAAATACTCTGTCCTTTGAGGAAGGCAGTTCTAAGTTTATCAGTAACTTGGAGTGGTGAGAAAACCACAGCTGTTTCATCACCTATGAGTAACATCTGGagacctctgatttttttttttttcccatttggatgGGTACAAATTCAGTGAAAAGGCATTGGGTTTAAAAGTTACGACATTTCTTGgcgttcctgggtggctcagtcagttaggcatccgactttcagctc
This genomic window contains:
- the DCP1B gene encoding mRNA-decapping enzyme 1B; protein product: MAAVAAGGLVGKGRDISLAALQRHDPYINRIVDVASQVALYTFGHRANEWEKTDVEGTLFVYTRSASPKHGFTIMNRLSMENRTEPITKDLDFQLQDPFLLYRNARLSIYGIWFYDKEECQRIAELMKNLTQYEQLKAHQGAGAGNSPMILNSGEGKEVDILRMLTKAKDEYTKCKTCSEPKQITSSSAIYDNPNLIKPIPVKPSENQQQRIPRPSQTLDPEPQHLSLTALFGKQDKSTCQETVGSPQTIRHQQQQQQQQQEKLPVRQGVVRSLSYEEPRRHSPPLEKQLCPAIQKLMVRSTDLHPLSELPENRPCKNGNTCSAGEVFLGPVQPGSPHSIGTSCHVQSASRTQNLLEKLQSTPRSANKYEPSIPAPAGSAAPNLSSTLPAATPSAPVRGLVQAQVGYFNGSLPPQTPGHQAHGKEQSTHPRPTLPLSGNQMSSSGVISPQELLKKLQIVQQEQQLHASNRPALAAKFPVVTQSSRTGKTLESWIDKTPSTEKQTPLFQAISPPRVLATVAPSLLMSPMVFTQPTCAPPKERDSGLLPLGSQEPAATSTSLLLPLQTPEPPAVTSSPLTKLQLQEALLYLIQNDDNFLNIIYEAYLFSMTQAAMKKTM